One Nostoc sp. ATCC 53789 genomic window, ACTACTTCACCACTTGGTAGGGGTCGCTTGTCTGCCTCTTGAATGGGGCGACGTTGGTATAAAAAACCGTGATCTGCGGTGATGATAACGTTTGTACCATTGATAGAATTACAAATTTTCTTTACCAGACGTAGCAGTTCGCTAATTGCGGTTCCGCAAGCTGATAGTACTTGATGTTCGCTGGATGCCTGATCGCCGATCGCATCAATGACGTTGTGATAAATGTAGATTAGGCGATAAGGTTGCACAGCAGCCCGTCCTTCGTCAGTATTCATCTCTAGCAGGTCTTTGGCACTAAGTACTGTAGCTTCTACTCGACTATTTTGGTTTAGTACCTTTTGCCTTGCTAATGCTCCTTTAGTACCAAGCCCATCCAGTCGGACATCATCATCACCTGGTATCAGTTCTAGTTTTGACCCTGGAAGAAGTGCTGCCATACCCAACCGTGTCACGCTGGGTAAAACTCCCAATTGTGCCTCTAGGCTGGTTTCACCCCGAACTTCTTTTTTAATTACCTCTTCGAGTTCGCTGGCGACTTCGTAGCGCAAAGCATCGGAGATAATCACAAATACTTTTTCGCGATCGCTCCGTTCTAAAATTGGGAATACGTGCCTACCAAAAAATCTAGTTTGGGATGCTACGCCCTCCAATTCCCAGTTGTTGTTGCCAAGGGCATCAGACCAAGCTTCTCCTAGACTATCTAGGAACCATTGGGTGTATAGATTTTCCACATCGTCAACTAAACCCTTGAGGATATCCCCTTGGGCATCATCGCTTTTGACGATAAAGTGGCGGTAAGCTTTGTCAAAGGAGTGTAAATCGCTGGCGTAGGCTTTGAAGAGAAGTGGGGCTGGTTGGCGGAATCCTTCTGGATACTGTTGCTTAAATTCCAACAGAGCGATCGCAGCTTCTAATGCTTGATAAATCTTCTCATACTGGGGAAACCAAATCAGGGTATGACGTGCCTGTAACCAAGTTCGCCAAGGTGTCAATTCCGTTATCTGTTGCCCCATTTGCATTTGCAGTGTTTTAACGCAGGTGCGGATTAATACCTTATCCACCACCTCGAAACTCGCTGCTTCAAATAAAACTTCCGGCTCTAAATTCTCTATAGCATCAAATATATGTAATTGTTCTGCTACCTCACTGCTGAGGATCTTCCAACCTAGAGAATCCTGCTGGTCGCGCATCCACTGGTCGATAAAAGCATAAGCCCGTTGTCCAGGAATGATCACTTGGTTTGCTAACTGGGGCGGGATGGTATCGTGCAGAGATTTAGCAAAATGGGTGATTAACAACTGCACGAATAACTTGTTTAAACTGGGGTTTTGCTTAGGAAAGTCCGTGTGTTCTTGGACTACTTCCCAGAAAGCTTCAGAGGAGATAAAACGCTCAATATCAGACCAGAGGGTGTTATCCGACTCTAATAAACCCCCAAGCAGCACCCGCCGAATCAGTGTCCCTGCATCGGGTACTTTTAAACCTGCGAGAACGGAAAGCATAGCCAGGAGTAATCCCCGTTCGTCGCTGTCGGGGGAAATACTCATTGCTTGTAGGGCTTCTGTCCGTTTGCGGCTTTTAAAGAATTTCTCATGTTCCCGGATGACAATTTCCAGACCGCGCGATCGCAATCCTAAATCTGCATATATGAGGGCGGCGGGGTCAGCAGAGAAAGTTAAACCGCTTTTTTGGATGTCTAGAAGCCAGTTTTCTTGGGGTGCAGGTTCGGCAAAGGGGGCGTACAGTAGAAAAGTTTGATTGGGTTGCTCGACCAGCAGGTGATATTTGACAGTAAAGGCAGTATCAGCGAGTTGGAGTTTTTCTACGCCTTCGAGTTGGAGTTCATTGAAGCTGCTCGTAAATTGTTGTTCGGGGTCGTACCAAAACACCACCCTCCGTCCTGGGTGCAACCAACGGGCTGAATCTTGGAAGATGCTTTCTAGGGTGTTTTGGATACGAGCGGTGTTCATAAAGGTAATTTATCCAATAGCCAAAAAAACTAAAAATAAGTTAGTTAAGAATTTACAGTTATTCAACTTCTTCTTCAATTTCGTCATCATCTTCACTCTGTTCTACCATTCTGGGTAAATCCGTAGGAGCAGGCTTAGATTCTTTAGAACGTAGCTGTTCTAATATATTTACTATTTCTTTTGGAATATCATGAGGCTTAAGACATTCAAGAATATCACTCCGTGATAACTTAAGCTTTAATTCGCTATTTACCCAGTTTAAAAGCCCTTTTAGAGCTTCCTTACCCATACCTACAACGAGTAATTCATTTATGTTATTAAGTTTTTCATAATCTGCAAGTAACTTTCTTGATGCACTTTTTACTTCATTAAAACTACGATTATAAGGTTCTAATTTCAGCAATGTGGATGTTTTATAAATACTATCTTCAAGTGTATCGTCATAATTATATGTTCTCAAGATTATGGTAGTTTTTAATAATTCCAGTATCTTATCTTGTATTAATAAAGCGTCTGGCAGTACTTTATCTGTATTTTTGACTGATAAGGCTTTATAAATTAATTCAGCCGAAAGGAGATAATTTTCGATTTCATGCCTTTCTAGCTGATGTAAAACAACATTTTTGCTAATTGCATATTCTGTAAGCTTATCACGCCACTCTAAACCTAGTCCATCTCCATCTCGAATAAAATGAATTTCTACGTCACGCCCGACAAACTTATTTAGTACCTCAGTCATTTGAAATGGAACTTTATCATCTTTACTTCTACCTTTTAACACAGGAACGGTATTTGCTCCTGAAAAGCATCCTGTACGTAAAACTTTATCAAAAGCTTCTAGTATAGAAGTATCAGAATCTTCAAGAAATACTAGTTTACCGCTAATAACTGATTTGCCCAAATCATAAGTATCAATCCGAGTCGAGATTTGCTCCTCTACATCATCTGAACTTACTAAAGGTGTATTGATTTTTTCTTGTGCTGAAATTGGAATTACCTCTGAGGGATCGGCTGCTCTAATGATTGATGTAGAATGTGTTGAAATTATAATTTGTATTCCAAGTTCCTTTTGTATATCACGTAGTGTATTAGCTAAAGAAGCTTGTAAGTTAGGGTGTAGATGTGCATCAGGTTCATCAAGTAATACAATGGAAGCTTGCTCAGGACAAAAACGATAAATTGGCGCAAGTATTTGTAAGACTTGCATAAAACCGCTACCAGAAGAGTTAAAATCTAGTGCTATTCGCTGTGATGCACATAAATCGCTATAGTACGCAGATATATTTAGGTCTCGATCCTGATCAAAGGAAATATCATCTAAATAAAAATTAAAATCTCTTTTTAACCTCTCCTTGAGACTTGCAAATTTTTCTGGTGACTGTGCTTTAGTATCAAGTAACAAATTTCTAATAATTGCACTAATCTGTCCAGAACGAAGCCTATCTTGTATTGCTACAGGGAATGCACGCTCTTCTGCCGATAATAGTCCAACAAATCCAGAAATAAATAAAGGTGGTTTTAAATGAAACTGTGGATTATTAGTAAGGTCTGTCTCTTCAGAGATACACTTGATGTTGAATGCTCCATATAAAGACCTTATTTGTAATTTATAAATATTTTTTGCTACATCAACAATTTCGATATTTACAGAGATCCTAGAGCCTGATTTTTTTGCATAAAAAACTTCTCGATAATCTGAAATATTTAATCCAGGTAGAGAGGCTAAACCCACACCTTTCTTTTTTATTTTTAGATTGTTACTACTGTCTGTGTATATAAACTGATGAATAAAAAAACTGCTTAGAGCTAAGTTTATTGCTTGCAAAATAGTAGTTTTTCCTGAACTGTTTTCACCCATTAGAACTGTAAATGG contains:
- the pglZ gene encoding BREX-1 system phosphatase PglZ type A; the protein is MNTARIQNTLESIFQDSARWLHPGRRVVFWYDPEQQFTSSFNELQLEGVEKLQLADTAFTVKYHLLVEQPNQTFLLYAPFAEPAPQENWLLDIQKSGLTFSADPAALIYADLGLRSRGLEIVIREHEKFFKSRKRTEALQAMSISPDSDERGLLLAMLSVLAGLKVPDAGTLIRRVLLGGLLESDNTLWSDIERFISSEAFWEVVQEHTDFPKQNPSLNKLFVQLLITHFAKSLHDTIPPQLANQVIIPGQRAYAFIDQWMRDQQDSLGWKILSSEVAEQLHIFDAIENLEPEVLFEAASFEVVDKVLIRTCVKTLQMQMGQQITELTPWRTWLQARHTLIWFPQYEKIYQALEAAIALLEFKQQYPEGFRQPAPLLFKAYASDLHSFDKAYRHFIVKSDDAQGDILKGLVDDVENLYTQWFLDSLGEAWSDALGNNNWELEGVASQTRFFGRHVFPILERSDREKVFVIISDALRYEVASELEEVIKKEVRGETSLEAQLGVLPSVTRLGMAALLPGSKLELIPGDDDVRLDGLGTKGALARQKVLNQNSRVEATVLSAKDLLEMNTDEGRAAVQPYRLIYIYHNVIDAIGDQASSEHQVLSACGTAISELLRLVKKICNSINGTNVIITADHGFLYQRRPIQEADKRPLPSGEVVLESKRRYLLAREQFNDSTLLHFSLPYTENGTVAIVPRGSLRFAVQGAGAQFVHGGASLQEVCVPVITYHHQRAVKGDEGPARKVGVQVSARVRRVTNNRFTLTLVQSDAVEGRWRSRQITVAFYDPQTNTPITDVRGANLSSTSPHPSDRETNLRLTVTTANPPSNVYLIVKDADDESELLRETWAVSLGIANDFGDF
- a CDS encoding AAA family ATPase, encoding MLDKVHIQRLKKFQDLEVHLRPFTVLMGENSSGKTTILQAINLALSSFFIHQFIYTDSSNNLKIKKKGVGLASLPGLNISDYREVFYAKKSGSRISVNIEIVDVAKNIYKLQIRSLYGAFNIKCISEETDLTNNPQFHLKPPLFISGFVGLLSAEERAFPVAIQDRLRSGQISAIIRNLLLDTKAQSPEKFASLKERLKRDFNFYLDDISFDQDRDLNISAYYSDLCASQRIALDFNSSGSGFMQVLQILAPIYRFCPEQASIVLLDEPDAHLHPNLQASLANTLRDIQKELGIQIIISTHSTSIIRAADPSEVIPISAQEKINTPLVSSDDVEEQISTRIDTYDLGKSVISGKLVFLEDSDTSILEAFDKVLRTGCFSGANTVPVLKGRSKDDKVPFQMTEVLNKFVGRDVEIHFIRDGDGLGLEWRDKLTEYAISKNVVLHQLERHEIENYLLSAELIYKALSVKNTDKVLPDALLIQDKILELLKTTIILRTYNYDDTLEDSIYKTSTLLKLEPYNRSFNEVKSASRKLLADYEKLNNINELLVVGMGKEALKGLLNWVNSELKLKLSRSDILECLKPHDIPKEIVNILEQLRSKESKPAPTDLPRMVEQSEDDDEIEEEVE